The following proteins come from a genomic window of Gloeocapsa sp. DLM2.Bin57:
- a CDS encoding serine hydrolase: MLKPLNRNNSGLPQPLAKFCAYLSRLMILGVGVGTLTGTTLSVVNPQKYHLSELNLFSIPSAEVSDHNPTPELGEELLLLQQKLETLTAKYPQLEATAFFIDLDNYAYVNFNGDSTISAASTIKIPILVAFFQDVDAGKIYLDELLVMEEKHRAGGSGNMQFLGSGQKFSALKVATDMMVTSDNTATNMIIDRLGGAEALNQRFRDWGLSVTAIRQDLPDLEGTNTTSPEDLVLLLNQISEGKLISLRSRDHLLRIMTATKNNSLIPQGVESNATVAHKTGDIGSVLADAGIVDIPNGKRYLVAIMVKRPHNDPQARTLIQEISRTGYQHFKWYDPRPLTNSEN; the protein is encoded by the coding sequence ATGTTAAAACCTCTCAATCGCAATAATTCTGGTTTACCTCAACCTCTAGCTAAGTTTTGCGCTTATCTGAGTCGCTTAATGATCCTAGGGGTTGGGGTAGGAACTCTCACAGGGACAACTTTATCAGTAGTTAACCCCCAAAAATATCATCTCTCTGAGCTAAATTTATTCTCTATTCCATCTGCTGAAGTTAGCGATCATAATCCTACCCCCGAATTAGGAGAAGAATTATTATTATTACAACAAAAACTAGAAACTTTAACGGCTAAATATCCTCAATTAGAAGCTACAGCATTTTTTATAGATTTAGATAACTACGCTTACGTTAACTTTAACGGTGATAGTACTATTTCGGCAGCTAGTACGATTAAAATACCGATTTTAGTTGCTTTTTTTCAAGACGTAGATGCAGGGAAAATTTATCTCGATGAACTACTGGTTATGGAGGAAAAACACCGCGCTGGTGGTTCAGGAAATATGCAGTTTCTAGGATCTGGTCAAAAATTTAGCGCCCTGAAAGTCGCTACCGACATGATGGTCACGAGTGACAATACGGCTACCAATATGATTATTGATCGTCTTGGTGGAGCTGAAGCACTAAATCAACGTTTTCGAGACTGGGGTTTATCGGTAACAGCAATCCGTCAAGATTTACCAGATTTAGAAGGAACAAATACTACCTCACCAGAAGATTTAGTCTTGTTACTTAATCAAATCAGCGAGGGAAAATTAATCTCTCTACGCTCTCGCGATCATCTTTTGCGCATTATGACAGCGACTAAAAATAATAGTCTGATTCCCCAAGGTGTAGAAAGTAACGCTACTGTGGCTCATAAAACTGGTGACATAGGTTCAGTTTTAGCAGACGCGGGAATCGTGGATATACCCAACGGTAAACGTTATTTAGTAGCAATTATGGTTAAACGTCCTCATAATGATCCCCAAGCGAGAACCTTAATTCAAGAAATCTCTCGCACAGGTTACCAACACTTTAAATGGTACGATCCTCGACCTTTAACTAACTCAGAAAATTAA